The nucleotide window GGACGAACGGCGAAAACAGAGGACGGACTTCAGATTCAAGTCCTTTGATTTTTGTTTCAAATATTAGTTTCTTCTTCTGATTGTCGATTTAAAACCCTGGAATCCGGCGAGTTCGAAGTTTTAGTCGGGTTGAGTTAACGATAAGGTTCTGTCCGTGGTTCTGACGAGGCCCGTTGTGGAGTTTTGTCGCGGTTCCGACGGTTTTTCTGGTCTGGTTCGAGATTTCCATTTTTGGTGGTAAGATTACTTCTTTCATTTTATTCTAGTTCTATTAAAATGTTATTACAATGTTATGAATGTGAGGTTCTGTTCGAAGTTCCGTTTGTGATCGACGGTGTTGTCCTATTATCGTTTTGTTCTGCTAATTAAGTTTCCATCTCTGATTGAAGGCTTTTGTTTGGTCGAGTTAAACATCAAAGGTCCACTCACGCCTATCTAATTTGAGATCTGTTAATTGCTTTATTTGGTATTGAATCTGATTCATGGAGACCTTGGGTTTAAATTGTGTTTAATTTGCAATGACGATGTGAAATTTATAATAGAACGTATCAGATGTACTTCACACTGATTTCCATGACtcataaaaaaaattgttttcctTTCCTATAAGGCAGTAGAGGTATTTGGAGTGCCATCAAAAGAAACTGATTGAATTGGCAAAAAAAAATTGATGTGGCTGAATTGGAAAAGATAGTGCTTTAATTAGTGTATTTTTATAGCAAATAAAAGTGAGCCAAATAAGCATATGATATATAGCTTAGAAATATGGTTGGCAGCATCACATATCATTTTAGTCTATGCTATTGGGTTTAAGTTTTATGTTCTCAAATTGACAAAAAGTTAATCCATGTGATGTTAATTTTGCATTTTGAGTGAACCGTGATTAAACTTGGAGTATTATGATTATTTAAGTTCATGCCAATTATGTTGAAGACATTAAGTTTGAAATTGGATCTTGTTTGAATGAAAGGTTAATCTATTTGTaggaaaaataataacaaatcatcgtagtttgctttaggcacataattaaattattatggctacgggtatggttcccgtgacgtagttgtgatttataatttccaaattcgaaggtgcatttcatgtgacctgatCATAACAATTTCGGATTATAAAACCCCTTTGaaataatttgaggtgtgccgTGCCGAACAAAAATCTCAAATGAATGTCCCTCATTGAATTAATTTTGAATCCTTTAGAAATCTaggtgtgccatttagcgaattttccatggccctcgcaaacttaaaaatgcatagttgctttaggcgcgctagttaataatttatcttcctaaactcgggtgcgcatttatgtgacccaaatccaaatctcaacaacgttggATAAAATGTGTCAGGGACCGTGAGTGCATTTATATGACGTGGTTCAGGacgtattttaaatgatgttGCTATTccttaaaaatgattaaaagcggttaattagttaaaattgcaccataggctgaaacatgtatttaaatcaagaaaataggccaaatataacagttgagcgaccgtgctagaaccacaaaactcgggaatgcctaacaccttctcccgggttaacagaattccttacccggatttctgtgttcgcggactgtaaaacagagtcaatctttccacGATTCGGGATATGAACTGtggacttgggacaccaaaaaatatcccaagtggcgactctgaatctttaaacaaataaatcccgtttcgattgtcactttaagttggaaaaaactcccttatatacccttcccgggggtgtaggtaaaaaggaggtgtgacagctctggcgactctgctggggaatgaacccaaaatctctggttcagggttcagaattcgagattagatgaattgttgtatttgggtttatttattatttgattttattacatgtttgggcctaatgtgctaaatgttgcttttacctctttgatattatctgaattgtatataaactactacgaaacccctctcttctttctcccgaggagtgcacgctggtcgtgacttctttttGTTAGTGttatatcccaaatagaacgaggatcggacaagttgcaaagccggatgatcttttggttaccggtacgcagcccctcctcggctcgagttgtccgctcagataagctaggtctagaacaatacacccaggttttaaacctagaataactcagcctcatgccggatccctagtaggaacgtttgtttgcatcatgtgcatttaactttggagactcaacacagggattgggtctgtctaggacagatgtacccaaaaatcaaaagatcatcttgatgcatcttacgtgctacttgcgtatctgtctgtttcggcttgcatgttgactagcttctagaatagggaaagaaaaagaaaaaaaaaaagaaaatcaataaagaggagaaagaagaaaaagaaacaaaaagtgagaggtaggtatttagaaaattctgaaaatctgccaaaattctgaaaaaaagtcatttcaaaacgagccaaaattttcaagtgtcatgttttcctgttccgtcaaaactgggcgaactacgcgggtctgattctcaccggatgtgagatacataggcaaacctcatcggttccggcccataatttttaaaaaaagaaaccaaaaatattttcctttacttcctctctagaaaagtcttttttttagactccaattttcaaaaaatccaaaaatatttttcattacttgcttctttagaaagcctttcttttagaccttaattgttttttttaaaaagaatatacaaaaatattttcttttaatttcttccaaaaatccaaaaaaaaaaaaatattttcattcttctttcaaaattcaaaaatattttcttttttagaagtatttctttcataaattcaaaataaaagtccaaaaatattttctttcttctttagaagtttttctttcgaaatccagaaaaaattcaaaaataaaaatctttcgtctttagaagtctttctttgcaaaaatgctgaagaaaaatcataatcaaaaaatattccctttcttctttataagtttttctttcgaaaaaataaattaaaaattcaaaaaaaggttagtttatttactttatacatgatcttcccgaactacgcaagatctgtttcatgttcccacatgatacgtaggcaacccacatcaggttcgatcaccattgaaaaaaaagaaaaaatgaaaaaatattgataataataaggaccgactgagtccattctaacatgttttattttgaattgtgaataaagttgaggtggtcgatttgtggtaagctggaaacacaagatccaaggaaaaatgataactgaaatcgaagctgttacaagtgctcaagagactcagggtcagaaggttcaacaagagtctattATGTtcgagaaaaatagaatactgaaacaacaaatgaccgaaatgtgtcaagcatgggccagtggtcaaggacagcctcgtcatgagtcacaatttgctacacaacaagagcagtaccactctcctgagtaccactcgtactcgtttgatcttcttgcaaacattgagaagcctgcccgaaagatagtacaggaagaaatgacccaaagagtgaaaagcttagaacaacggttaaaaaacatgcaagggttggcaggtcaaaagagtgttgccttcaaagttctatgcatgttccccgatgtccacttgccgcctggtttcaagactcccaaatttgaaaagtatgatggacatggagaccccatagcccacctgaaaaggtattttaatcaactgagaggtgcgggaagaaacgaagaattgctgatggcttattttggggaaagccttacgggagtagcattcgaatggtttttggatcaagaccCATCTCGCTGGTACATTTggaatgacatggcacaggcctttgtcaatcagttccaatacaacatcgacattgccccagaccgcatttgcctttcaaacctgaagaagaaaccaagtgaaagtttcagggaatatgccattaaatggagagagcaagcagctagagttaagccacccatggatgaccacaagctaatcactgtcttccttcaagagCAAgggccagattactttcaaaacatgatgttcgcagttggcaaatccttttcggaagcaatcaaaatgggagaaatggtacagaatggtcttaagacaggcaaaattataagtcaagcaatttttaaagccgcaactcaAGCTGTCCGAATTGAGTCTGATAATTGAGTCTGATATATCTTGATATATCTTGATATATATTCATTGAGTCTGATAATTTTAGCGACACAAATaagaaggttgaagaaatcatgatgacatcagggtcgagaagaggtcctaggagaacatctcaaaggtatgagcagcctcctcaagttttccatgactccactgagcagtattatccacctcagaaccctcaatactctgtcactccacctcagtatgttgtccagccaccaaaacaccccagaaggcgagcacgagcatcacgaaATCTCCAAcggcctccacaaaattttcaagtgccctattgtgagcacgtgatttttgcctcatacgaattactccaaaataactcctgaaattaggtcttttctttaattatgtgttatttttaggaaatattgtacggttttcctgtttgtttgcataggtatatgtgcgtgtgtaattttattaatgcatttaaaaatacaaaaaataatataatgtaatatgtgttgcatgtgcatttaggatttagttttttcaatttaggaattaacaggtttgttttacaaaaaaaggaaaatcacaaaaaatatgtaattgttgtaattttgtcatttaaatgtgctcttgtgtgattttattttctttgttttgcgtgttaattattgtaagtattaattaatatttgtagttgtatttagattttacaattaattaggaattgtatttaaatcagaaaattaaagaagaaaaaggaaaagaattcaaaaaatgaagaaaagattcGGACTGGGCCTGTTTTAGGCCCAAGAATTGCACTTCCTACCCAGCCCAGATCTGTCAACCCAAAAGccatcaaacgacgtagtatagggcagGAGTTACGTCATTTTGATGGTGCCGTCTAGGTAATCTCAAGACAACCAAATGACGTCGCATTGGCATTTtccatctggaccgttgatcaaatagATCCGACGGTCTAGTTCAGttctttcattaaaccaaacgacgtcgcaTGATTGTATTTAATCGGGACCGTTCATTGATTTTTGATCTGATGGTTCCAGGCCTTTGCCCATGACCCGACCCACCTGCATCTAAGACCGACCCAGTCCCCACTAAaccaaaacgacaccgtttagTCAAATGAAttgatccagaccgtagatcttacctgatccaacggacgagatcagaccacccctcccctatataagcTAAATTCATACCCTAGccccctaaccaaacaccccccacCTTCCTATTCATCGTCTTCTCTGAGACAACCTcccccaaaaccctagccgccctaattccctttcaccagaaacccggcggcaacgacgccgccggtcaccaccttaacacccctgaaccccctcGACCTCCTCTTTCTAACCATCACCATAACTCCCCTCGAATCAGGCCCcagctcttcgaatcttaaatagAAGGTGGGCCTGAGGACACGACCGTCTCCGATGACCACCAAACTAACACCCAGTAACCTTCCAGCCACCCCCAACACGGATCTTCAaaccgtttggctcgaatcatctcagagcttctcgaatcttcatttgaagatttgagccaaacatgaactcactcagatccgtcccaaattcataccaaatgacccctaggcctccctcacgcATAAGTCGTcattggttcccttcgaatctgcccaaaaaTGTTCAAACCCCAAATCCGAagaaaaacaaaaccctaaaaatcCAAACCATGGAATCTGtccaaattaaataaaagattggggtctaatagaccttaatcgaggtattctcaatcgagaatacttcgattaaagtctgttcgacctcaaagtgtCCAAATTTGGATTCAAGCTGGGGTCAGAATATTTTCGAggtattttacttcatttttgtgTTCATGATTTTCTATCTATGTATCTGATtaatttagttttattaattttttccattttcctAGCAATTAATTCTGCTCATCTTCAGTGGACTTTTTATTTTGTCCAATTCTGTCATTTGTTTATGTATGCTATGATTGTTATGTGTGTAATAGATTAATAAGTTGCGTTGATTAATTAGTTTCCATTTAATCCTTGATTCTGGCAATATtactgaaattatttgaattgcctATTTTCATTGTTTGCTGATCAATGTCAGTTATAATACGTAATCATTTCATTAAGCTTCATTGATTAGTTTGTTTGTATAGATTGAATCATTCAACATTCTGTTTGGTTTTAGTTCTGATTGTTAACTGCCCGATTAGTTGAAATTCTGTCCTAAATCGGAGATCTTTGTATTTTCTGTTGTAAGACTTTAGGAATTGGTTGTTAGCTGTTAGACAGATTAGTAGATAATTGTTCAGTTTAGGCAGTTTGGTTTAGGGCAGTAATAGCAAGGGAATTTCAGGGGTGATTTAGGGAATAAAACAGTAAGTGTGATACTTTATCCTTAGTGCTTTGTCAATAAGGTATTAATTAATGCAATAATGGGGGACAAAAGGGAGTGAGGGGCTGATAATAAGGAAAAAGCTTTCTTAGTGGAATAAAAAGTGAAAAATCAGACCTAAGTGGgaaatttctgattttaaaaaGGGGGTCCGGGCAGTAGGCTGGAGGAGGGGAAAACAAGTTGTATAAAAGGGTGTGTTAGGAACAGATTCAAGAGAGAGAGCGAAGAAGGGGATTTTAAGaacaaagaaagagaagaaaaaaacacAGAGAGAGAGGGAGAGCTGAAGAGATTTAGGAGAAAGAGATTTAAAACTCTAAAAAATTCTGAAAATTGAGGGCTAAGACATACATGGATATACACACACAGGAAGACAATTCTGCTGTTCCATTGAAGTTTTTTTACTGATTGagaattgttttttttaaacTTCTGAAACAATCTCAGTTCACCTGAGGGAGAAAGGTTTTAGACTTGGTCTTCAAATTTGGTTTAAAGATGTACGAGATATTGTTTGATTGGGGCTGTTTGTTGCTGCTGGTGATAGCTGATGTTATGCTTGTTGATCTTACTTCCTTTTGACTTTCATTTCTAGCTACGTAAAGACATTTGAACCTTGAAGTAAATCTAGATCAAAAGCCTATGAAATAGAGCTgaaattgttgttttgttctttcaAATAGAAGCTATTGCTTTTCTTTTGATTTCTGTACATTTATCTCGTCAAGCATCAGATTTTTGTTTAAATCTAGTTGATGTAAGTTTTCTTGTTTGTATATGGCATGTTAACAGTTATGTGTATAACCATAAGTGAGAGGAAAATTGACATAATCCGTTACGTTTAAGATATGGAATATTCCCAAGGGTTCAGATGTGTATTTGCGGTATATGAAATGTCAATTTATTTAATCAATTTGTAAATTAGTTTTCTTTCTTAACAATAAATGGCCCATTTATTTTAGGAATGCGATTAACTCATTTTCTtataaaaatagtatataaaaataatgtcaatgTTATTACAAAGTATagatttagtatttgtaaatagcTTGCATAAGCCGAGATAAATTGGATTGATTTTATCTGTTCCGAATTCAATCATCGTAAGcaaattaacaaaataattagaactttggactaaaaacaagttgaGTAGAAGAAGATTGGATTTATGAATACCGATCGCGGTATTTTAAGTAAAAGATATACAAAGTAGAGTTCGCTTCGAGTAGAATAATGGGAATTCTATGGAAATAACTAGTTTGCTTGTCAATTAACTTTTTCCTAGCTTTGCAAGTAAATCACTTGACAAATTTTAAGACACATACATTTAGTCCTAAGCATAAGAAGATAATGAATAACTTGTGCATTTGATTATCAAGCTCTAGGGCACATAAACAGATTACCCGTGGTCaacacctaataaattttgattttCTGGAAATCTCAAGGCACTCAACTCAGTAATTTCCCATGGCTTTCATTTAATATAGATGGACACATTTAAATCATATAACCCGTGGTCaacacctaataaattttgattttCTGGAAATCTCAAGGCACTCAACTCAGTAATTTCTCATGGTTTTCATTTAATATAGACGGACATAATAAACATTTGTTGAAAATTTATAGCGCCATTAAGAATATTATTGTGtagttgtggacacgttcgcgtgacatgattacatttctaaagacaattcggagtatgcgttcgcgcaacttcgagcaaatctTCTTAATAGAAAAGGTTTTTTTTGgaggttattaaattaatttatttcatataacccgagatgagCAGTTcaccatttaatcatacaagagtgacgagagttcataattttattttaatcacgCACAATTTCGGCCATAAAttcattttttataataaaaaataaaaatatgctatcaatcttattgtgtacacgtatgcgtgatacgattcttttcatttatatatataaaaaaaatacgaatatacgtacgcgtgattcgtttcaaggtaggtctataattataaacaatctaaccaaaagcggtaataaaatcatgcaacaagttaaaaaaatgtatttagtaaatcaagataattaggccaagtataaatggttaagcgaccgtgctagaaccacaaaattCGGGAAtggctaacaccttctcccgaattaacagaattccttactcggatttctggttcgcagaatggtaaacagagtcatattttcctcgattcgagattaaaaccggtgacttgggatgccatataattcccaggtggcgactctgaaattaataaagaatcctgtttcgattgtcctttaatcggAAAAACTCTCTTTACTTAACCCTCCTCCGGGATGTTGTGTAAAagagaggtgtgacagctctggcgactctgctggggatacgaacccagaatatctggttcatggttcaagaatttgagcttaaaataactgttatgattggctttgtttgttatctgattttttttacatatttatgcttaaagtgctaaatgttgctttttaccgctttaatattatctgaattgtgcatataaaactgctacgaaatccttcttccttctgagtcttctgaatttatggtgcacacgtgcgcgtggcccacctttttgttagaagtcataccaaataagacgaagttgggacaagtaactaggccgggtagactttcgtgctcccggtacgttgcccccacttcggctcaagctgtccgtttgggtaagccaggtctagaacaatatgcctcaggttttgcacttagaataactcaccctcgtaccggatccctagtaggaacgtctgtttgcatcatgtgcatttgaccttggagactcaacacaggggttgggtctgtctaggacaggtgcacccgaaatgaaaagaccatcctgatgcatcttacttgctacttgtgcattcatttgcctcggatttgcatgttgaccagcttaattgggaaaggataaaaaaaaatcattgtgagagccgagaaataaaatgggctgttttagaaaattcccaaaatagttttaaattttgaaaaaaagagaagaagtgttaaataataaaaaatattttttttttaaaaaaatgatttttttatgagtgtctgttttcaaaaggagtcttgattttgttaaaattaatcgcagctacaaaatgagcaccacccaaaacccaccattcgcaaatgtagatgagtttctatttcggcttcagatatGGTGGCATGATttaggagaagatggtcagaaatgggtcgtTAAGTATTTGggaactctcacagatattatgaaagttaaaccacgcgatgatttgattgcagcgttagtaactttttgggaccctgttcacaatgtctttcgcttctctgatttcgagcttactcccacattagaagagatagctggatatgccagttttgacggagatttgagaaaccaaaatcttatattcccaaaggctccctcagtgcatcgattctttggtcttctgaacatcagtaatcaaatcagaaaaagcaacgttgtcaaagggtgttgttctttcaacttcctgtATTCAAGGTTCAGAAAgccggatggatttgaaattcatgaaaagggccttactaacaaacagaacaaagacacctggcagattcaccgtcgcttcgctttcatggtgacttttctgggaatcatggtcttcccaaacaaagaacgaacaattgatattcgcccAACGAGAGTCgtacaggtcctcactaccaaggaaaatcacacccttgccccgatcattctctcaggcatttatcgggcgttgactttatgtaaatcaggggcaaaagtcttcgaagggtgcaaaattttgttgcaaatgtggatgatcgaacatctccgacatcaccccaagttcatgcagtatggtccaagcaatgacaatttcatcgagagttatgaagaaagaataaaagattataaatctccagaaggggtggaagcctggatatctCGTCTAAGATCTTTAACgacaagtcaaattgagtggactttgggatggctcccggtaagagaaGTGATACATATGTAAACCTTGAATAGTTATTTGCTGCTATTGGGTTTGAGAAGcgtccagccatatgcgccacagagagttctaagacaactagggagtaccaagtggtgcctgatgatgaggatttgagtatgcaagtaatcgagttacaccccgaagccactcttcccgaggctttaattcagcagatgtggaatggatgtcgatacttgaaagatgatactcaagttACAGATCCTGCAAAgggcgagataaatccaggatatgctaggtggtttgagaaaagatcccgcgtggatgatgcaccagaactcGATCTTAGAAGGCCTATAAAAAGACCAcatgttcaaacctttaacgataaaatccaagaacgattGGTTTGGGGATAAAAGGAAAAGGgatacaaagcaactattcatgccttaaaGGAAAgtctgaggaacctcaatttggagaaaaACTTACAAGgacaagaagcagaaggtgaaaagaagagtctgatttGTGAAAATAAAAATCTCCACGCTCAATTTCAACAAATGAAGAAAGCTTCTGAAGCaccagtgagaagttggaaagatcaaaaaatcattgccaatctgatggaaaaaatgcaagattatgactccattttgGCAAAGACTGAAAAGGCGTTAGGCAAAGCTAAGGAAAGAATCATACAAttaaatgaggaggccaaatctaataaggaacgccaagtaatgcGATCcaaagaagacagggcacaattcaagaaagagaaggaccgttggatacattcagaagctcaactccatgcacaattggaagaaacgagaaggtacaatagagaacatcagcacgcatatatcgacagagaaagagcacaggcaagactcgatcaggccagacttcgagctcaattggagtcagctttagatcgcgaAGACCGTATAAGAGATATATccaccactcgccaacaacaactgcaaaaccaagaccaacgtctccaagatttcagggcacaaatcaaTGATTTGgcggtttacacctctcaaagttatgtgaactgccaagggatggattatgaaaggtttatagaCTATGCACCTATTTTTTCCCGTCATCtggcaatggagttagaaagaatgtatcgtacactaggaggtcagccgggtcaagccccaccgtgAGTAGATGATCCAATGATTGAAAACAAAAGTGGGGAGTGGAGCATATTCACAATTGTTTAAGAATTATGTCTTTTTGTTTGATTTGGGTTTGTGTCgagtcttttaaaccattttatTATAAAGTTTTCCAAATGTAATGTCCTTTCCATCTTTATAttgtttcaagaataaataaaagtgttgatAATTGCCTTATGCcggaactacgcacggtctgattcatgcggggacatgatacgtaggcaatctctataagattcgaccacaatcaaaaaaaggaataaaataaagagcgagtgacaataaaaagaaagatcaagaaaagctgggatgacacaagcaaccgagcaaatacatgatagaaaatggttaattgtctaggaacattgcatctcaacgtgtaattgtatatgtgttaaactctcaaaactaacaattttgttcatttccaaaattcaagcagttagtttatctagagtatactgacacattatcattatcaaaccagatcaaaaggaccgatacccgaaaacatgtctatcccggatgtcgacacaggtattgagatagaggagtTGGATGTcggtaaaatgaaagaagaaatgcttaaaCTTAAGAAACAGATGGCCGAGATGTATcgggcttggtctacaggacaatcacccccatcttacccagctaACCCTGCCTCCACCCCACCActagcccaaactcaggataatcctACCACTGAACTATTCCCGAGTTTCCCCatctaccagcactaccgaggcaccacttctcatacaccacagtctccaccccTTAAACCAGtttcataccctcctccaccagtaactcttgtcttcgtagcacctcccccagctacactccacaaatctcctagtgatcctatgttccaggcccaggacaaccaatactaccccccggaacccactttcaaagcttcaGAAATCCATTCAtttactcctcgttttgacctcccaacagaaattgacaagccagtcaaaaataccgaacaagaagagatgttcaggaaggttaaaagcttagaacaatcgttccgagacatgcgagggttaggagggcaggttagtgtggcctacaaagacctatgtttgttcccaaatgtgcaattaccagctggtttcaagatgcccaagttcgacctatacaacgggcacggcgatccagtagcccacttgaggggtttttgcagcaagatgaggggagctgggggaagagacgaattattaatggcttacttcagtcagagtttgagcggatcagctttggaatggtatacccgccaaggccatgggagatggtacacctgggatgacctggcacaggcatttgcttgtcacttccaatataatctggaaatcatcccagatcaactatccttgacaaaatttgagaaaaagcatagtgaaagctttagagagtatggt belongs to Nicotiana tabacum cultivar K326 chromosome 6, ASM71507v2, whole genome shotgun sequence and includes:
- the LOC142181623 gene encoding uncharacterized protein LOC142181623; translated protein: MITEIEAVTSAQETQGQKVQQESIMFEKNRILKQQMTEMCQAWASGQGQPRHESQFATQQEQYHSPEYHSYSFDLLANIEKPARKIVQEEMTQRVKSLEQRLKNMQGLAGQKSVAFKVLCMFPDVHLPPGFKTPKFEKYDGHGDPIAHLKRYFNQLRGAGRNEELLMAYFGESLTGVAFEWFLDQDPSRWYIWNDMAQAFVNQFQYNIDIAPDRICLSNLKKKPSESFREYAIKWREQAARVKPPMDDHKLITVFLQEQGPDYFQNMMFAVGKSFSEAIKMGEMVQNGLKTGKIISQAIFKAATQAVRIESDN